In Dromaius novaehollandiae isolate bDroNov1 chromosome 2, bDroNov1.hap1, whole genome shotgun sequence, one DNA window encodes the following:
- the TBC1D7 gene encoding TBC1 domain family member 7 isoform X2 → MADDSQRNFRSVYYEKVGFRGVEEKKSLEILLKDDRLGIIPPHHESHALVMTYRREQYWDIHHALRIIRFINDSTPQVDVFLRIHQLESGKLPRNLAFSLEPEDEVFLAIAKAMEEMVEDPIECYWLVSCFVNQLNSKHKDSLQQLPKILEQYLNVEDNRLLMHLKTCSAMSKLPYSLWFKKCFAGCLPESSLQRVWDKVISGSCKILVFVAVEILLTFKMKIIALNTAEKITQFLENIPQDNTDAIVSKAVDLWRMHCGTPAHSV, encoded by the exons ATGGCTGATGACTCTCAGAGAAACTTCCGGTCAGTGTATTACGAAAAAGTGGGATTTCGTGGAGTTGAAGAAAAGAAGTCGCTGGAAATTCTCTTAAAAGATGATCGTTTGG ggATTATTCCTCCTCACCATGAATCTCATGCTTTGGTGATGACTTATCGGAGGGAGCAGTACTGGGATATTCACCATGCTCTCCGTATAATTCGTTTTATCAATGATTCTACCCCACAGGTAGATGTTTTCCTCCGGATACATCAATTGGAATCAGGAAAATTGCCTCGAAACTTGGCTTTTTCTTTG GAACCAGAAGATGAAGTGTTTCTTGCTATTGCTAAAGCAATGGAGGAAATGGTGGAGGATCCTATAGAATGCTACTGGCTTGTTAGTTGTTTTGTGAATCAGCTAAACAGCAAGCACAAAGATTCATTACAACAACTG ccaaaaatTCTGGAGCAGTATTTGAATGTTGAAGATAACAGACTCCTGATGCATCTGAAAACATGTTCTGCAATGAGCAAACTTCCTTACAGTCTTTGgtttaaaaagtgttttgcagGCTGTTTACCCGAGTCCAGTTTACAGAg agTTTGGGACAAAGTTATCAGTGGATCCTGCAAGAttcttgtttttgttgctgtggAGATAttattaacttttaaaatgaagataataGCACTGAATACTGCAGAAAAGATCACACAGTTTTTGGAAAAC ATTCCTCAAGATAACACCGATGCCATTGTCAGCAAAGCTGTTGATCTATGGCGCATGCACTGTGGGACTCCAGCACACTCAGTCTGA
- the TBC1D7 gene encoding TBC1 domain family member 7 isoform X1, whose translation MADDSQRNFRSVYYEKVGFRGVEEKKSLEILLKDDRLDIEKLCTFSQRFPLPSMYRILVWKVLLGIIPPHHESHALVMTYRREQYWDIHHALRIIRFINDSTPQVDVFLRIHQLESGKLPRNLAFSLEPEDEVFLAIAKAMEEMVEDPIECYWLVSCFVNQLNSKHKDSLQQLPKILEQYLNVEDNRLLMHLKTCSAMSKLPYSLWFKKCFAGCLPESSLQRVWDKVISGSCKILVFVAVEILLTFKMKIIALNTAEKITQFLENIPQDNTDAIVSKAVDLWRMHCGTPAHSV comes from the exons ATGGCTGATGACTCTCAGAGAAACTTCCGGTCAGTGTATTACGAAAAAGTGGGATTTCGTGGAGTTGAAGAAAAGAAGTCGCTGGAAATTCTCTTAAAAGATGATCGTTTGG ATATTGAGAAGCTTTGCACGTTTAGTCAAAGGTTTCCTCTGCCATCCATGTATCGTATATTGGTGTGGAAGGTGCTTTTAG ggATTATTCCTCCTCACCATGAATCTCATGCTTTGGTGATGACTTATCGGAGGGAGCAGTACTGGGATATTCACCATGCTCTCCGTATAATTCGTTTTATCAATGATTCTACCCCACAGGTAGATGTTTTCCTCCGGATACATCAATTGGAATCAGGAAAATTGCCTCGAAACTTGGCTTTTTCTTTG GAACCAGAAGATGAAGTGTTTCTTGCTATTGCTAAAGCAATGGAGGAAATGGTGGAGGATCCTATAGAATGCTACTGGCTTGTTAGTTGTTTTGTGAATCAGCTAAACAGCAAGCACAAAGATTCATTACAACAACTG ccaaaaatTCTGGAGCAGTATTTGAATGTTGAAGATAACAGACTCCTGATGCATCTGAAAACATGTTCTGCAATGAGCAAACTTCCTTACAGTCTTTGgtttaaaaagtgttttgcagGCTGTTTACCCGAGTCCAGTTTACAGAg agTTTGGGACAAAGTTATCAGTGGATCCTGCAAGAttcttgtttttgttgctgtggAGATAttattaacttttaaaatgaagataataGCACTGAATACTGCAGAAAAGATCACACAGTTTTTGGAAAAC ATTCCTCAAGATAACACCGATGCCATTGTCAGCAAAGCTGTTGATCTATGGCGCATGCACTGTGGGACTCCAGCACACTCAGTCTGA